One segment of Desulfonauticus submarinus DNA contains the following:
- a CDS encoding NAD(+)/NADH kinase has protein sequence MMSSYFKNILLVLKYGDEKALELSQQIKSFLNIRGIKVEIFFNRLEGKTIEVNSKNIDLVIVVGGDGTLLSVARKMILPEVPFLGFNFGRVGFMAELEADSWQESLENILQGNFRLSNRLELNYDIPSLEEKGVAVNDIVLHRTGLARLLEFEITINKEEKFTVRADGVIAATPTGSSAYNFSAGGPLLFPELKAFVLTFICPFLCPLPSFVLPKSTKLQIVLTSFQSEAMLTIDGQKGILLPPQVKLNISVCKKSFILIQKKESGFVTRLKNKGILQC, from the coding sequence ATGATGTCCAGTTATTTTAAAAATATTTTATTAGTTTTAAAATATGGTGATGAAAAAGCATTAGAGTTGAGCCAACAAATAAAATCTTTTTTAAATATTAGAGGAATAAAAGTAGAAATTTTTTTTAATCGTTTAGAAGGGAAAACCATTGAAGTTAATTCAAAGAATATAGATTTAGTAATCGTGGTAGGAGGAGATGGGACTTTACTGAGTGTAGCGCGAAAGATGATTCTGCCAGAGGTTCCTTTTTTAGGATTTAACTTTGGTCGTGTGGGATTTATGGCAGAATTAGAGGCAGATAGCTGGCAAGAAAGTTTAGAAAATATTTTGCAAGGTAATTTTAGACTTAGTAATCGATTGGAGTTAAACTATGATATTCCTAGCTTAGAAGAAAAGGGTGTGGCAGTAAATGATATTGTTTTGCATCGTACTGGATTAGCAAGGCTTTTAGAATTTGAAATAACAATTAATAAAGAGGAAAAGTTTACAGTTCGAGCTGATGGAGTAATTGCTGCAACACCTACAGGATCTAGTGCTTATAATTTTTCAGCTGGCGGACCTTTATTATTTCCTGAGTTAAAAGCATTTGTTTTAACTTTTATTTGTCCTTTTTTATGTCCTTTACCTAGTTTTGTATTACCAAAGTCAACTAAACTTCAAATCGTTTTAACTTCTTTTCAATCTGAAGCCATGCTAACTATAGATGGACAAAAAGGTATTTTATTACCACCTCAAGTTAAATTGAATATAAGTGTATGTAAGAAGAGTTTTATTTTAATTCAAAAAAAAGAATCTGGATTTGTAACTCGTTTAAAAAATAAAGGAATATTACAATGTTAA
- a CDS encoding malic enzyme-like NAD(P)-binding protein, with protein MALFTPQEALDYHALGRKGKLEVVPTKPCITQKHLSMAYTPGVALACKEIEKDIEAVYEYTNKANLVAVISNGTAVLGLGNIGPEAGKPVMEGKGVLFKIFADIDVYDINLRVNDPEKLIEIVKSMEPTFGGINLEDIKAPECFYIEKKLIEEMEIPVFHDDQHGTAIISGAGLLNALEIEGKRIEDVKVIVSGAGAAAIACCRFYVSLGLKKENIFMFDSKGLLHKDRPDLNEFKLEFAQDKDYGSMAEVIRGADVFVGLSVKGILKPEMVKSMGKSPIIFAMANPDPEIEFEVAKEVRPDCIMATGRSDYPNQVNNVSGFPFIFRGALDVHAKKINEEMKRAAARALADLAKEPVPQDVLDAYGLKELEFGPDYIIPKPLDLRILEWEAPAVAKAAIDSGVARKNLNIDSYREQLKTRLKASRKRMAEFIASYNLGF; from the coding sequence ATGGCTCTTTTTACTCCACAAGAAGCATTAGATTATCATGCCCTTGGCAGAAAGGGTAAGTTAGAGGTGGTTCCCACTAAACCTTGTATAACTCAAAAACATCTTTCCATGGCTTACACTCCAGGAGTTGCTTTGGCCTGTAAAGAGATAGAAAAGGATATAGAAGCTGTTTATGAATACACTAATAAAGCAAATTTAGTAGCTGTGATTTCTAATGGAACAGCAGTGCTTGGATTAGGCAATATTGGACCAGAAGCTGGAAAACCAGTTATGGAAGGTAAGGGGGTGTTATTTAAAATTTTTGCAGATATTGATGTGTATGATATTAACTTAAGAGTTAACGATCCAGAGAAACTTATTGAGATTGTAAAAAGTATGGAGCCGACTTTTGGTGGTATAAATTTAGAGGATATTAAAGCCCCTGAGTGTTTTTATATTGAAAAAAAATTAATAGAGGAAATGGAAATTCCTGTTTTTCATGATGATCAGCACGGTACTGCTATTATTTCTGGTGCAGGGCTTTTAAATGCTTTAGAAATAGAAGGTAAGAGAATTGAAGATGTAAAAGTTATTGTATCTGGAGCTGGAGCAGCTGCCATTGCTTGTTGTAGATTTTATGTAAGCTTAGGTTTAAAAAAAGAGAATATTTTTATGTTTGATTCTAAAGGATTACTTCATAAGGATAGACCTGACTTAAATGAGTTTAAATTAGAGTTTGCTCAGGATAAAGATTATGGCTCAATGGCTGAAGTTATAAGGGGCGCTGATGTCTTTGTAGGACTTTCTGTAAAGGGTATTTTAAAACCTGAAATGGTTAAGTCTATGGGTAAATCTCCTATTATTTTTGCTATGGCTAATCCTGATCCAGAGATTGAATTTGAAGTAGCCAAGGAAGTAAGGCCAGATTGTATTATGGCTACTGGAAGATCTGATTATCCCAACCAGGTAAACAATGTTTCAGGGTTTCCATTTATTTTTAGGGGTGCATTAGATGTGCATGCCAAAAAAATTAATGAAGAGATGAAAAGGGCTGCTGCTAGGGCTTTGGCTGATTTAGCTAAAGAACCTGTTCCGCAAGATGTATTAGATGCTTATGGGTTAAAAGAACTTGAATTTGGCCCAGATTATATTATTCCTAAACCTCTTGATTTGAGAATTTTAGAGTGGGAAGCTCCAGCTGTAGCTAAAGCTGCAATCGACTCAGGTGTTGCTAGGAAAAATTTAAATATAGATTCATATAGAGAACAGCTAAAAACAAGACTTAAGGCTTCGAGGAAAAGAATGGCAGAGTTTATAGCCTCTTATAATCTTGGATTTTAA
- the iorA gene encoding indolepyruvate ferredoxin oxidoreductase subunit alpha encodes MDILVKGKSGDQHLLLGNQAIVRGAIEAGVGFVSCYPGTPSSEVPDTFYRLKNEGSYYFEYSTNEKVAMEVAGGATLAGVPSMVTMKHVGVNVAADPLMTLAYIGTPGGMVILSADDPFCHSSQNEQDNRYYARLGGFPCFEPASAQECKDMTKEAFRLSKKYEQPFVLRTTTRVNHLRGKVVFEEVQPAITKAEFQKVSFRFVPIPVVARERHKVLLSKLEEIKEEVNKSSFNKIWGTGKLGIVVSGISRAYLHDVLKDFPQLNKIKVLELGFTYPISEKLILNFLDGVEKVLILEELEPILETEVRALVQKQKVSIEIMGKNIGLPRFGEYSTTLIAKALSKFMGESITEVKLCEEEKNLANRPPNLCAGCPHRSTYYAVRKVFGDDAYYSSDIGCYTLGILPPLKMADFLLCMGSSISAGSGMAKVVDKPVVAFIGDSTFFHSGLTGLVNAVYNRHNILLVILDNKTTAMTGHQPHPGVSAEKMSQDVTPIEIEPIVRAIGVSQVKKVRALNQKALIKALEELKNLDGVRVLISEEPCPLFARKVMGIKKDKKAYITENCDNCLKCVQELACPAFFIEEGKVKIDEALCSGCMVCLQICEHIKAK; translated from the coding sequence ATGGATATACTTGTTAAAGGAAAAAGTGGAGATCAACATTTACTTCTTGGTAATCAAGCCATTGTAAGGGGAGCAATTGAGGCAGGAGTTGGGTTTGTTTCTTGTTATCCAGGAACCCCATCTTCAGAGGTCCCTGATACTTTTTATCGTTTGAAAAATGAGGGAAGCTATTATTTTGAATATTCTACTAATGAAAAAGTGGCTATGGAAGTAGCTGGAGGAGCTACCTTAGCAGGTGTGCCAAGTATGGTTACTATGAAACATGTAGGAGTAAATGTAGCAGCTGATCCTTTAATGACTTTGGCTTATATTGGAACACCTGGTGGAATGGTGATTTTAAGTGCAGATGATCCTTTTTGTCATTCTAGTCAAAATGAACAGGATAATCGTTATTATGCTAGATTAGGCGGATTTCCTTGTTTTGAACCAGCTTCTGCTCAAGAATGTAAAGATATGACCAAAGAAGCTTTTAGGTTATCAAAAAAATATGAGCAGCCGTTTGTGTTAAGGACTACAACTAGAGTGAATCATTTAAGAGGAAAGGTGGTATTTGAGGAAGTACAACCTGCGATAACAAAGGCTGAATTTCAAAAAGTGTCTTTTAGATTTGTTCCTATTCCTGTAGTGGCTAGAGAACGACATAAAGTTTTATTATCTAAATTGGAAGAAATAAAAGAAGAAGTGAACAAATCTTCTTTTAATAAAATTTGGGGAACAGGAAAGTTAGGTATAGTTGTTTCAGGAATAAGTAGAGCCTATTTACATGATGTTTTAAAAGATTTTCCTCAATTAAATAAAATAAAGGTATTAGAGCTTGGATTTACTTATCCTATAAGTGAAAAGTTAATTCTGAATTTTTTAGATGGAGTGGAAAAAGTTTTAATTTTAGAGGAATTAGAACCTATTTTAGAAACAGAAGTTAGAGCATTGGTTCAGAAGCAAAAAGTTTCCATAGAAATTATGGGCAAAAATATTGGTTTGCCACGATTTGGAGAGTATTCTACCACCTTAATTGCTAAGGCCCTCTCAAAATTTATGGGAGAAAGTATTACTGAAGTTAAATTATGTGAGGAAGAGAAAAATCTTGCTAATAGACCACCTAATTTGTGTGCAGGATGTCCTCATCGCTCTACTTATTATGCAGTTCGTAAGGTTTTTGGAGATGATGCTTATTATTCTTCAGATATAGGTTGTTATACTTTGGGAATTTTACCGCCTTTAAAAATGGCAGATTTCCTTTTATGTATGGGATCTTCTATTTCTGCGGGTAGTGGCATGGCCAAAGTTGTGGATAAACCAGTGGTGGCTTTTATTGGAGACTCTACGTTTTTCCATTCAGGCCTTACAGGGTTAGTAAATGCGGTATATAATAGGCATAATATTCTATTAGTTATTTTAGACAATAAAACTACAGCTATGACAGGACATCAACCGCATCCTGGAGTGAGTGCTGAAAAAATGTCCCAAGATGTAACGCCTATAGAAATAGAGCCAATTGTAAGGGCTATAGGAGTATCTCAAGTAAAAAAAGTAAGAGCTTTAAATCAAAAGGCATTAATAAAAGCTTTAGAAGAACTTAAAAATCTTGATGGAGTGAGGGTACTTATTTCTGAAGAGCCGTGTCCTCTTTTTGCTCGCAAAGTGATGGGTATAAAAAAGGATAAAAAAGCCTATATTACAGAAAACTGTGATAATTGTCTAAAGTGTGTTCAAGAATTAGCTTGTCCTGCTTTTTTTATTGAGGAAGGTAAAGTAAAAATAGATGAAGCTCTTTGCTCTGGTTGCATGGTGTGTTTGCAAATTTGTGAACATATAAAAGCAAAGTAA
- a CDS encoding sigma-54-dependent Fis family transcriptional regulator — MHYLDILKEAVLELSFSKPLREGLTHLLEHVAKKMGYRHMSLAIFDPISQMIEFTIYSGYAKVPQKTYAPGEGIIGQVVKEKKPIIVPVMGDEPRFLNLAFNRDIQDLKRLSFIAVPVLLKNNDGLAEIFGVLTADIPRRSLEILKEQSEFLELLAIIIARHTSYLQDELTKKHFLPEFGKGDESEVQKEKIVFSSKAMSKIMTQISQVAPSKATVLLRGESGTGKELIAEAIHKLSKVKDGPLIKLNCAALPADLIESELFGHEKGAFTGAIHTKKGKFELAHKGTLFLDEIAELSLEAQAKLLRAIQEGEIQRVGGEKVIQVDVRIVCATHQPLEKLIQEKKFREDLYFRINVFPVYIPALRERRDDILPLAEHFLEYYANEYNKKIKRISTPAIDLLVQYHWPGNVRELKNCMERAVLICNEEVIRTYHLPPTLQTAESSATDIQLPFAEAVAKFEQEILIEALKKAKGNMLQVARELKASYRVINYKIKKYNINPKKFVR, encoded by the coding sequence ATGCACTATTTAGATATTTTAAAAGAAGCAGTTTTAGAACTTTCTTTTTCAAAGCCTTTAAGGGAGGGGCTTACCCATCTTTTAGAACATGTAGCTAAAAAGATGGGATATCGCCATATGTCTTTGGCTATTTTTGATCCCATTTCCCAAATGATAGAATTTACCATTTATTCTGGTTATGCCAAAGTTCCTCAAAAGACATATGCTCCTGGAGAGGGTATAATTGGACAGGTGGTCAAAGAAAAAAAGCCAATTATTGTCCCTGTAATGGGAGATGAGCCTCGGTTTTTGAATTTGGCTTTTAATAGAGATATTCAAGATTTAAAAAGGCTTTCCTTTATTGCTGTTCCTGTGTTGTTAAAAAATAATGATGGCTTAGCTGAGATTTTTGGTGTTTTAACAGCAGATATACCCAGGCGTTCTCTTGAAATTCTTAAAGAACAAAGTGAGTTTTTAGAATTATTAGCTATTATTATCGCACGGCATACCTCTTATCTCCAGGATGAGCTTACTAAGAAACATTTCTTACCTGAATTTGGTAAGGGTGATGAGAGTGAAGTTCAAAAAGAGAAAATAGTATTTTCTTCAAAAGCAATGTCTAAAATTATGACCCAAATTTCCCAGGTAGCTCCTTCTAAGGCTACTGTTTTACTTAGAGGAGAATCTGGGACAGGTAAAGAGTTGATAGCAGAGGCTATTCACAAACTTAGTAAAGTAAAGGATGGGCCTCTTATTAAGCTAAATTGCGCTGCTTTGCCAGCAGATTTAATAGAGTCTGAGTTATTTGGACATGAAAAAGGAGCTTTTACAGGAGCTATTCATACTAAAAAGGGAAAATTTGAATTGGCTCATAAAGGAACTTTGTTTTTAGATGAAATTGCAGAATTAAGTCTAGAGGCTCAGGCTAAATTACTTAGAGCAATTCAAGAAGGGGAGATTCAGCGTGTTGGAGGAGAAAAAGTTATTCAAGTAGATGTTAGGATAGTGTGTGCTACTCATCAACCTTTGGAAAAATTAATTCAAGAGAAAAAATTTAGAGAGGATCTTTACTTTAGAATAAATGTATTTCCTGTGTATATTCCTGCTTTACGAGAAAGAAGAGATGATATTTTACCTTTAGCAGAGCATTTTTTAGAGTATTATGCTAATGAGTATAATAAAAAGATAAAAAGAATTTCTACTCCTGCTATTGATCTTTTAGTTCAATACCATTGGCCAGGAAATGTAAGAGAATTAAAAAATTGTATGGAAAGAGCAGTTCTTATTTGTAATGAAGAAGTTATTAGAACTTATCATCTTCCGCCAACTCTTCAAACAGCAGAAAGTTCAGCAACAGATATTCAACTTCCTTTTGCAGAAGCGGTGGCTAAATTTGAGCAAGAGATTTTAATAGAAGCATTAAAAAAAGCAAAAGGAAATATGTTGCAGGTAGCAAGAGAACTTAAAGCAAGCTATAGAGTTATAAATTATAAAATTAAAAAATATAATATTAACCCTAAAAAATTTGTTCGTTAA
- a CDS encoding tetratricopeptide repeat protein: MKEQGPQILEQIEAEVDETVHPLLEKILNNIKPIAYTLGAIVLAVGIYSGVKYYQTQTLQKAKNELGVILVSSKNKAQDLENFLNKAPDRLKPAVYIELAKIYVAQKQEQKALNVFKKLENMDVDIYPICILTEVNLLIDKDKYKTAYQLLKSAEDKIPSDYKKEVLYKKAFLAEKTRDLKNAYAFYQELKTLSQGEDTTYLDYKLKKIEEEMQG, from the coding sequence ATGAAAGAGCAAGGACCTCAAATTTTGGAACAGATAGAAGCAGAAGTTGATGAAACAGTTCATCCACTTTTGGAAAAGATTTTAAACAATATTAAGCCCATTGCTTATACATTGGGAGCTATTGTTTTGGCAGTGGGTATTTATTCAGGAGTTAAGTATTATCAAACCCAAACTTTGCAAAAAGCAAAAAATGAATTGGGTGTAATTTTGGTTAGTTCTAAAAATAAGGCCCAGGATTTAGAGAATTTTTTAAATAAAGCTCCAGATAGATTGAAGCCTGCTGTTTATATAGAATTGGCAAAAATTTATGTTGCTCAAAAACAAGAACAAAAGGCTTTAAATGTATTTAAAAAGTTAGAAAATATGGATGTGGATATTTATCCTATTTGCATTTTAACTGAAGTTAATTTGTTGATAGATAAAGATAAGTATAAGACTGCTTATCAGCTTTTAAAATCTGCAGAAGACAAAATACCATCAGATTATAAAAAAGAAGTTTTATATAAAAAAGCCTTTTTGGCTGAAAAAACTAGGGATCTAAAAAATGCTTATGCGTTTTATCAAGAATTAAAAACTTTATCTCAAGGCGAGGATACTACTTATCTTGATTATAAATTAAAAAAAATAGAAGAAGAAATGCAGGGGTAA
- a CDS encoding indolepyruvate oxidoreductase subunit beta: MSLVRIFFAGVGGQGTLTVTNLFATLALDKGIPVTAGEIHGMAQRGGVVHTFVLLGGYLSPKINLGEADVLLGFEPLETLRALPFLKLKKGLVVSSENPLFPIGVSLGQDTYPSLQDIKKKCEDCAEKSYFLPVLEEAEKLGVPQVANTILLAAFLALNKIEITVNDLEKGIKKYLKPKIVEVNLQAIEVAKKLIPCTI, from the coding sequence ATGTCTTTGGTAAGAATTTTTTTTGCAGGAGTAGGTGGACAAGGAACTTTAACAGTTACTAATTTGTTTGCTACTTTGGCCTTAGATAAGGGAATTCCTGTTACTGCTGGAGAAATTCATGGAATGGCTCAACGAGGAGGAGTTGTTCATACTTTTGTGTTATTGGGAGGATATTTGAGCCCTAAAATAAATTTAGGTGAGGCAGATGTGCTTTTAGGTTTTGAACCATTAGAGACTCTTAGAGCTTTACCTTTTTTAAAGTTAAAAAAAGGTTTAGTTGTTTCTAGTGAGAATCCTTTGTTTCCCATAGGAGTTTCTTTAGGGCAAGATACTTATCCTTCTTTGCAAGATATAAAGAAGAAGTGTGAAGATTGTGCTGAAAAAAGTTATTTTTTACCCGTATTAGAAGAAGCTGAAAAACTTGGAGTGCCACAGGTTGCTAATACTATTTTGCTGGCAGCATTTTTGGCTTTAAATAAAATAGAAATCACAGTAAATGACTTGGAAAAGGGTATAAAGAAATATTTAAAACCAAAGATTGTGGAGGTAAACCTACAAGCTATTGAAGTGGCAAAAAAATTAATCCCATGCACTATTTAG
- a CDS encoding ABC transporter substrate-binding protein gives MKKYNYKYFWIFTIVISCILFCAFIFKIKIKQKFIKIGLCVQLSGPGAELGLGVRNGARLAVDKINANGGIAGKKIILLVKDDQGKPTIAKQKDLELIKQGVVAIIGHITSSVSIAAVPIANKYKTVLLSPTSSTPALKDKDDYFFRIDKVSEDEAQLLANFAFNHLKLNQIGIIWDKKNIYYSRYYARNFTQAFSKLGGNVLFSIGYDKPNSINLSLEKITPQFKIKNILFICSDIDLLAFLKSKFRHISYILASGWPMTQTLTINKPLLENKNIFFASSTPPKKNQKEIIFEESYKKIYGFSPVFSAARGYDAVRLIVKALQINPNNLKKGLLKIKNFPGIQYKITFNKYGDIKTPTYIYQIKNGHFIHIKYDK, from the coding sequence ATGAAAAAATACAATTATAAATATTTTTGGATATTTACAATAGTCATTAGTTGTATCCTATTCTGTGCTTTTATTTTTAAAATTAAAATCAAACAAAAATTTATTAAAATTGGATTATGTGTCCAACTTTCAGGCCCAGGAGCTGAACTAGGACTGGGAGTAAGAAATGGAGCAAGATTAGCTGTAGATAAAATTAATGCCAACGGTGGAATAGCTGGAAAGAAAATTATTTTATTAGTAAAAGATGATCAAGGAAAACCAACTATAGCTAAACAAAAGGACTTAGAACTTATAAAACAAGGTGTTGTTGCCATAATAGGACATATTACAAGTTCTGTTAGTATAGCTGCTGTGCCTATAGCAAACAAATATAAGACTGTTTTACTTAGTCCAACATCCTCAACTCCAGCTTTAAAAGATAAAGATGATTATTTTTTTAGAATAGACAAAGTATCAGAAGATGAAGCCCAACTTCTTGCTAATTTTGCCTTTAATCATTTAAAACTTAATCAAATAGGTATTATATGGGACAAAAAAAACATTTATTATTCTAGATATTATGCTAGAAACTTTACTCAAGCCTTTAGTAAACTAGGAGGAAATGTTCTATTTTCCATTGGCTATGATAAACCTAATAGTATAAATTTGTCCTTAGAAAAAATAACTCCTCAGTTTAAAATAAAGAATATTTTATTTATATGTAGCGATATAGATTTACTAGCATTCCTCAAATCTAAATTTAGACACATATCATATATCTTAGCCAGTGGATGGCCTATGACTCAAACTTTAACAATTAATAAGCCTCTGCTTGAAAACAAAAATATATTTTTTGCGTCTTCAACTCCTCCTAAAAAAAATCAAAAAGAAATTATTTTTGAAGAAAGTTATAAAAAAATATACGGATTCTCACCAGTATTTTCAGCAGCCAGAGGATATGACGCTGTCAGGTTAATAGTAAAGGCATTACAGATAAATCCAAATAATTTAAAAAAAGGACTTTTAAAAATTAAAAATTTTCCAGGTATTCAATATAAAATTACTTTTAATAAGTATGGAGACATAAAAACCCCCACATATATATACCAAATTAAAAACGGACATTTTATACATATTAAGTATGATAAATAA
- the hypB gene encoding hydrogenase nickel incorporation protein HypB has translation MQIQVVRNILEANERIAQELKKMFLERKILVLNLMSSPGAGKTTTLERTLADLKNEFKMAVIEGDVQTNNDAKRVAATGAQAIQINTDGGCHLDSSMVLEAVNKIDLNGVDILFVENVGNLVCPAEFTVGEDYKVTILSVTEGDDKPEKYPLIFAESKVMILNKIDLLPYVDFSVEKASNFAKSLNPDIDIFPVSARTGEGLNAWYDWLRQEVKKKKEN, from the coding sequence ATGCAAATTCAGGTTGTAAGAAATATTTTAGAGGCAAATGAACGCATTGCTCAAGAGTTAAAAAAAATGTTTTTAGAGCGAAAGATTTTGGTCTTAAATTTAATGAGCTCTCCTGGTGCTGGGAAAACAACTACTTTAGAAAGAACTTTAGCTGATTTAAAAAATGAGTTTAAAATGGCTGTAATTGAAGGAGATGTGCAAACTAATAACGATGCTAAACGCGTTGCAGCAACAGGAGCTCAGGCTATTCAAATTAATACAGATGGAGGATGTCATTTAGATAGCAGTATGGTATTAGAAGCAGTGAATAAAATAGACTTGAATGGCGTTGATATTTTATTTGTGGAAAATGTTGGTAATTTAGTTTGTCCTGCAGAGTTTACAGTAGGAGAAGATTATAAAGTAACTATTTTGAGCGTTACTGAGGGAGATGACAAACCAGAAAAATATCCCCTTATTTTTGCAGAATCAAAGGTAATGATTTTAAATAAGATAGATTTATTGCCTTATGTTGATTTTAGTGTAGAAAAAGCATCTAATTTTGCTAAAAGTTTGAATCCAGATATAGATATTTTTCCTGTTTCTGCACGAACAGGAGAAGGTTTGAATGCGTGGTATGATTGGTTGAGACAAGAAGTAAAAAAGAAAAAGGAGAATTAA
- the hypA gene encoding hydrogenase maturation nickel metallochaperone HypA, which produces MHELSVAESLLKIIKEEMAKHNVNKLIRVKIKYGQISAIVPEALQTAFQVLTADTPLEGAEIITEEVPLKARCRVCKREFTPDPDEFVVIYCPYCKAEFGHEIISGKELIIEEIEAE; this is translated from the coding sequence ATGCATGAACTATCTGTGGCTGAATCTCTTTTAAAGATAATTAAAGAAGAGATGGCCAAACATAATGTAAATAAGTTAATAAGGGTGAAGATAAAATATGGTCAGATATCTGCTATAGTGCCTGAGGCTTTACAAACAGCTTTTCAGGTATTGACAGCAGATACTCCCTTGGAAGGGGCAGAGATAATTACTGAAGAAGTTCCTTTGAAAGCAAGGTGTAGAGTATGTAAGCGAGAATTTACACCTGATCCAGATGAATTTGTAGTAATCTATTGTCCTTATTGTAAAGCAGAGTTTGGTCATGAAATTATCTCTGGGAAAGAGTTGATTATAGAAGAGATTGAAGCAGAATAA